From a single Candidatus Defluviilinea gracilis genomic region:
- a CDS encoding dipeptide ABC transporter ATP-binding protein: protein MADNNVLVRVDNLVKHFPIMRGLFQKQVGAVRAVDGLSFEVKRGETLGLVGESGCGKSTTGRAVLQLYRPTSGNVHFDGTDLTKIKGEELRAMRRKMQMIFQDPYASLNPRMTVGEIVREPLIVHNVATESEANERVKQLLELVKLNPSFSTRYPHEFSGGQRQRIGIARALALQPSFIVCDEPISALDVSIQAQVVNLLEELQKEFNLTYLFIAHDLSMVRHISDRVAVMYLGVIVELTTRDELYSHPLHPYSQALLSAVPIPDPVAETARQRIILTGDVPSPANPPSGCRFRTRCPIAEAKCAESRPDFREIKPGHFVACFFADRYL from the coding sequence ATGGCTGATAATAATGTGTTGGTACGCGTAGATAATCTTGTAAAGCATTTCCCGATCATGCGCGGCTTGTTTCAGAAGCAAGTCGGCGCGGTGCGCGCGGTAGATGGCCTTTCCTTTGAAGTAAAACGCGGCGAAACGCTGGGACTCGTGGGCGAATCCGGCTGTGGGAAATCGACCACCGGTCGCGCCGTATTACAGTTGTATCGCCCCACCTCTGGCAATGTCCACTTCGACGGGACCGACCTAACGAAGATCAAGGGTGAGGAACTGCGCGCCATGCGCCGCAAGATGCAAATGATCTTTCAGGATCCATACGCCAGCCTGAACCCGCGCATGACCGTGGGAGAGATCGTCCGCGAACCGCTGATCGTCCACAATGTGGCGACCGAATCCGAAGCCAACGAACGCGTCAAGCAACTGCTCGAGCTTGTAAAACTGAACCCATCCTTCTCCACGCGCTATCCGCATGAATTCTCCGGCGGACAACGCCAACGTATCGGCATCGCCCGCGCGCTGGCGTTACAGCCCTCATTCATCGTGTGCGATGAACCCATCTCGGCTCTGGATGTTTCGATCCAGGCGCAGGTGGTGAACCTGCTCGAGGAACTCCAGAAAGAATTTAACCTCACCTACCTGTTCATTGCCCACGATCTTTCGATGGTGCGCCATATCAGCGACCGCGTGGCGGTGATGTATCTGGGCGTTATTGTAGAACTGACCACGCGAGACGAGCTTTACAGCCATCCCCTCCATCCCTACTCGCAAGCCCTTTTATCGGCCGTGCCAATCCCCGACCCGGTGGCTGAAACCGCGCGTCAACGAATCATCCTGACCGGCGATGTTCCTTCGCCAGCCAACCCGCCCTCCGGTTGTCGCTTCCGCACCCGTTGCCCGATCGCTGAAGCAAAATGCGCGGAATCTCGACCGGACTTCCGTGAAATAAAGCCAGGCCACTTTGTCGCCTGTTTCTTTGCCGATCGATATTTGTAA